A region from the Sphingomonas flavescens genome encodes:
- a CDS encoding response regulator codes for MPQPRLLLIDDEPVLADYLASAARTCGFEPVITERDADFRQYFLANRPEMIAVDLGMPVDGVELIRFLADHEYRGPVLIVSGFDRRVLESAFRLGEALGLNMAGPVEKPVRLEVLEELLSKVKATLVI; via the coding sequence ATGCCGCAGCCGCGCCTGCTGCTGATCGATGACGAGCCGGTCCTCGCCGACTATCTGGCGAGCGCGGCGCGTACCTGCGGTTTCGAGCCGGTAATCACCGAGCGCGACGCGGACTTCAGGCAATATTTCTTGGCCAATCGTCCGGAGATGATCGCCGTTGATCTAGGTATGCCTGTCGACGGCGTGGAACTCATCCGCTTTCTGGCTGATCACGAATATCGCGGGCCGGTACTGATCGTCAGCGGCTTCGATCGACGGGTGCTGGAATCGGCGTTCCGTCTCGGCGAGGCCTTGGGCCTCAACATGGCCGGGCCGGTTGAGAAGCCGGTGCGCCTTGAAGTGCTCGAGGAATTGCTGAGCAAGGTGAAGGCCACCCTCGTCATATGA
- a CDS encoding PilZ domain-containing protein, with product MFTDLIRRKISGQPLSSTDAAFESTTVSLSTAVPRPEERRSDERMSPMLRVGKLVDSSGSEQLVKIKNLSAGGVMAIVTRTPTTGEQVNIELSSQRIPATVVWIRGDMVGLKFEQNLDLGELLAGRKPRHGFRPRPPRLEIPCKASVRVGKTYYTVDVHDISLAGIKVEPIEEYCVGKQVVVVVESLHPIKGEVRWYSDRKAGIVFDKPLEFQQLSEWVGKRLELASLKAAYKAG from the coding sequence ATGTTCACGGACCTTATCCGTCGCAAAATTTCCGGTCAGCCGCTGAGCAGCACGGACGCGGCCTTCGAGTCGACGACGGTTTCGCTCTCGACGGCCGTGCCGCGTCCCGAGGAGCGCCGCTCGGACGAGCGCATGTCGCCGATGCTGCGCGTGGGCAAGCTTGTCGATTCCAGTGGCAGCGAGCAGTTGGTCAAAATCAAAAATTTGTCTGCTGGCGGCGTAATGGCCATCGTAACCCGTACGCCGACCACCGGCGAGCAAGTGAACATCGAACTTTCTTCGCAGCGCATTCCGGCGACAGTTGTGTGGATCCGTGGCGACATGGTGGGCCTGAAGTTTGAGCAGAATCTCGACCTCGGAGAGTTGCTCGCCGGCCGCAAACCACGGCACGGATTTCGCCCCCGTCCGCCCCGCCTCGAAATCCCATGCAAGGCTTCGGTCCGGGTCGGCAAGACCTACTATACCGTCGACGTTCACGATATCTCGCTCGCCGGAATCAAGGTCGAGCCGATCGAGGAATATTGTGTCGGCAAGCAGGTCGTGGTGGTGGTGGAGAGCCTCCATCCGATCAAGGGCGAAGTCCGCTGGTACAGTGACCGCAAGGCCGGCATCGTGTTCGACAAGCCGCTCGAGTTCCAG